The Columba livia isolate bColLiv1 breed racing homer unplaced genomic scaffold, bColLiv1.pat.W.v2 Scaffold_206, whole genome shotgun sequence nucleotide sequence ATTGAGTGACAAATCTTCACAGTTCTAACacggtaagtctctggctgtaggacaatgcagctgcatttcctggagggaTCTCCTAAAGATGATACATCCCACAATTTACAGGATCTGTCAGGTCTCTCTCACAGTATTTCTCATGCAGAGGACAAGAACATGGTCCAGACCAGCGCTTCCCTGCTACActgtcagagggacagggcatgatggcagcttctgctgagggtgattgcagggggagcacccaggggtgcccagggctgtcctgcagagcagggtccctgcaccccagggctgtgccgggcagggactctgccgcctgccagggtcagcgctcagcctgcccgggagatcccatggcagcagctgtgggtggaaggagcgacccccggcagggcaggcagggagcttgtggggttgaagggggctgtgtgggtcagggctgctcagagctccagatccccccacagacatggcagagggtccttctgaacaacaacatcgagacaggaacagctgcaagggaaggagtctgttctttcagttttccactcttgctcgtctgggtgtgcagtgggagatggggatttatttctctctttggagaagacactgagaccccagttttcgttaggactggtctgagctgctcctgagcccctgcacacacagagctgcccctgggcagtgccaggaggtgtgagcaggacagagctgagcacacagcgggtgggacggggtctgtgacactgacagggagcagaccagggacagacacacagctgcaggcagcacagacatgggcagggagaaggagctcctaccagatatgccagggatgggatttaggaacccccctgcaatcccctgcagtgcagacacatttcccagtgcaacccctggtctcctctcctccccagcagaccctctgccccaaagccatggggtccaggtcacgagtctccacctcagcagctggacctccaggtgaagggttcctggaacggggtacacaaataaggtgctaaaagtacttgctctacAGTGTCATCAtttgagtggcagcagcacagctgggtcaggagaaggttccacagcatgcccgtctgcctttctgtccttgctttatttctcgggaacactgcagtgttcttccctgtttctccacctgtcgctggtgctcttgctctctggggttggggtgggagtgtcggtcagtttttgttctgacaccagTTCAGTGGATCTTGCCTCACAGGTTTgttcatggaaaccagatgcccaagctgcattttaaactgggATGAACAATTTCTCTCAGttagtagaaagagagaatgagctgaaacatccctccatcaaggagggggttttccatgagaaacagcatgtttatttttctcagagaaGTCTTCCACAACatgtcactgtcttttcctccttgcacaggtcctcatgcccacaggcagccaatgtccaacagcagctccatcacccagttcctcctcctgccattcacagacacacgggagctgcagctcttgcacttctggctcttcctgggcatctacctggctgccctcctgggcaacggcctcatcatcaccaccatagcctgggaccagcacctccacacccccatgtacttcttcctgctcaacctcgccctcctcgacctgggctgcatctccaccattctccccaagtccatgtcaaattccctctgggacaccagggccatttcCTATTCAGGTTGTGCTGCGCaggtctttctgtttttgtttttcatttcagcagagttttatatCCTCAccgtcatgtcgtacgaccgctacgttgccatctgcaaacccctgcactacgggaccctcctgggcagcagagcttgtgtccacatggcagcagctgcctgggccactgggtttctcactgctctgctgcacacggccaatacattttcactgcccctgtgcaagggcaatgctctgggccagttcttctgtgaaatcccccaaatcctcaagctctcctgctcacactcctacctcagggaacctGGGCTTATCGTGTTTAGTCTGTTAATCagttttggctgttttgtgttcattgtggtgtcctatgtgcagatcttgagggccgtgctgaggatcccctctgagcagggacggcacaaagccttttccacctgcctccctcacctggccgtggtctccctgttcctcagcactggttcatttgcctacctgaagcccccgtccatctcctccccatggctggatctggtggtgtctgtttttTACTCAGTGGTGCcaccagcagtgaaccccctcatctacagcatgaggaaccaggagctcaaggagtCCATTAGGAAAGGGATTTCATGGGTGTTTGTTGATGCTGATAAACTTGCAATGACTCTACAGAAATGACTTATACTGTATCCCAGTGCAGACCTGTACtctatttattgttttatcctctttatttcctttcattgccTCTCTGTAATAAAATGATCTCTCTCCCTTGCATTTCCTCTAGATTTGGCTGTTGTTTTAAAGCTGATATCAACAACAAGCCCAGGAGTTTCACCTCAGAAACAGCCAGAGAAAAATCCTCTTTGTCACACTAAACCAGGTATCTGCAGGGAAACAAAGATGGACACAGACAATCTGACACAGACCAGCTCCAACAGGCAACAGCACCTTCGGGGCCGCCACACCAACAGCAGCACTTTCATAACCACGAGCAACAGTACTGAGCATGTCCAGTTCTCCCTGATCTGGTGTGAAGGTTGCACGAGTGGTCTTTACATCCCACGTAGAACTTACCCACAGTCTCACACACGCTCCTGTGGTCCCTCCAGTGTGGACCTGGGGTTTGGGTCAGCCCAGACTCAGAGATATTACCCATTTAGCCATCTTAACCCTGGGTTTCTCCAGATCCTGGGGCCCTCCTCCTTCTTGCTAGCCTCTTAGAACTGACCAAGAAGATGTGTGCATACCATcacccccaaacacacacactctagTGAGCCCACTCACACAGCAAAGAGCCAGGAGCAGTTTAATTAGTTCTGTAGTTTAACCCTGAcaggcagctcagcaccacacGGTCAGTCActtactgccccacagcaggaTGGTGCAGTGGATcggaaacacaaaagaaaactcatgggttgagataaagacagtttaataggtaaagcaaaatctATGCATGTAGTCAGCGAAAActaaggaattaattcactgcATCATTGCCAGGAGGGTGTTCAACTGTCTTCAGAAAAGACGGGCTCCATCATACGTGactgttacttgggaagacaaacgccATCTCTCCGAAtgtcctcccctcccttcctctcccagaTTTTATTGTTGACCATGGTATCATATGTTGTGAAACAttcctttggtcagtttggttCAGCTGTTCCAGCCATGTCCCCTCCCGATTTCTTGTGCATCCCCGGCCCCCATGGTGGTGGgtttggtgtgagaagcagaaaaacccTTGAtactgtgcaagcactgctcagcaatgaCTGAAACATGGGGTGggatcaacactgtttccatcACAAATGTGA carries:
- the LOC135577981 gene encoding olfactory receptor 14A16-like, encoding MSNSSSITQFLLLPFTDTRELQLLHFWLFLGIYLAALLGNGLIITTIAWDQHLHTPMYFFLLNLALLDLGCISTILPKSMSNSLWDTRAISYSGCAAQVFLFLFFISAEFYILTVMSYDRYVAICKPLHYGTLLGSRACVHMAAAAWATGFLTALLHTANTFSLPLCKGNALGQFFCEIPQILKLSCSHSYLREPGLIVFSLLISFGCFVFIVVSYVQILRAVLRIPSEQGRHKAFSTCLPHLAVVSLFLSTGSFAYLKPPSISSPWLDLVVSVFYSVVPPAVNPLIYSMRNQELKESIRKGISWVFVDADKLAMTLQK